One stretch of Janibacter limosus DNA includes these proteins:
- a CDS encoding adenosylcobinamide-GDP ribazoletransferase has protein sequence MSSPGAGLRLAVGTFTRIPSGTVALDAATARTALLLAPVAVLPLAALAGLVAASVELGTPPLVAAGLTLALLAYGSRGMHLDGLADTVDGLGAGWDEERAREVMRRGDVGPMGAVALVLLLLVQVAAIAHLLGSGWQGALVVGCAVVISRAVCAPLCVRGTTPAPGSRLGAAFVGTVPPAVALLPMLVLAVLVGFAARAALGSDVALGMVFVATAITYVAAMVLRERATRVFGGVNGDVLGAAVEMSLLIVLVALTVA, from the coding sequence ATGAGCAGTCCGGGTGCCGGGTTGCGCTTGGCCGTGGGGACCTTCACCCGGATCCCCAGCGGGACGGTGGCGCTCGACGCCGCCACCGCGCGCACGGCCCTGCTCCTGGCACCCGTCGCCGTGCTGCCGCTCGCGGCACTCGCGGGACTCGTCGCCGCGAGCGTCGAGCTCGGGACCCCACCACTCGTCGCGGCCGGCCTGACCCTCGCCCTCCTCGCGTACGGCTCGAGGGGCATGCACCTCGACGGTCTGGCCGACACCGTCGACGGCCTCGGCGCCGGGTGGGACGAGGAGCGGGCGCGGGAGGTCATGCGTCGCGGTGACGTCGGCCCGATGGGCGCGGTGGCGCTGGTGCTCCTCCTGCTCGTGCAGGTCGCGGCCATCGCCCACCTGCTCGGCTCCGGCTGGCAGGGCGCCCTCGTCGTCGGCTGTGCCGTCGTCATCTCGCGAGCGGTCTGTGCCCCTCTCTGCGTGCGCGGGACGACACCGGCCCCCGGGTCACGACTGGGAGCGGCCTTCGTCGGGACGGTCCCTCCCGCAGTGGCGCTCCTGCCGATGCTCGTCCTCGCGGTGCTGGTCGGCTTCGCGGCCCGCGCAGCCCTGGGCTCCGACGTCGCGCTGGGCATGGTTTTCGTCGCCACCGCCATCACCTACGTCGCTGCAATGGTCCTGCGAGAGCGGGCCACCCGCGTCTTCGGCGGGGTCAACGGCGACGTCCTCGGAGCGGCAGTCGAGATGTCGCTGCTCATCGTCCTCGTCGCCCTCACGGTGGCCTGA
- a CDS encoding cobalt-precorrin-6A reductase — translation MTHVLLLGGTAEARDLAAHLEAKGVPFTSSLAGRVARPRLPMGPVRIGGFGGVEGLTQWLREHVVSAVVDATHPFAATMGSHAAQACSSLGVPLLRLARPGWATHPDAASWTWVPDHVAAREAADEVGGVPFVTTGRQTLHHHVDAWADRPVVVRLVEPPEAPLPAAWTVLRSRGPFDVAGEEALMREHGVSVLLTKDSGGRYTQAKLDAARHLGVPVVVVARPERAAGVATAADAVAAATWVTSLESLRS, via the coding sequence ATGACGCACGTGCTCCTCCTCGGCGGGACTGCCGAGGCCCGTGACCTCGCCGCCCACCTCGAGGCGAAGGGAGTGCCCTTCACCTCCTCGTTGGCCGGCCGGGTCGCACGTCCGCGGCTGCCGATGGGACCGGTGCGGATCGGCGGGTTCGGCGGGGTCGAGGGGTTGACCCAGTGGCTGCGCGAGCACGTCGTGAGTGCGGTCGTCGACGCCACCCACCCCTTCGCGGCGACGATGGGCAGCCATGCGGCACAAGCCTGCTCGTCACTCGGTGTGCCGCTGCTGCGGCTCGCGCGGCCCGGCTGGGCGACCCACCCCGATGCCGCGTCGTGGACGTGGGTGCCCGACCACGTGGCCGCGCGGGAGGCGGCGGACGAGGTGGGGGGAGTCCCCTTCGTCACGACCGGTCGACAGACCCTGCACCACCACGTCGACGCGTGGGCCGACCGACCGGTGGTCGTGCGGCTCGTGGAGCCGCCGGAGGCGCCGCTGCCGGCCGCGTGGACCGTCCTGCGGTCGCGGGGTCCCTTCGACGTCGCCGGCGAGGAGGCGCTGATGCGTGAGCACGGGGTGTCGGTGCTGCTCACCAAGGACTCGGGCGGTCGCTACACGCAGGCCAAGCTCGACGCCGCCCGCCACCTCGGTGTGCCGGTCGTCGTCGTCGCGCGGCCGGAGCGGGCGGCGGGGGTGGCGACGGCGGCGGACGCCGTGGCGGCAGCCACCTGGGTGACCTCGCTCGAGTCCCTCCGGTCGTGA
- a CDS encoding DoxX family protein, whose protein sequence is MSSSLRATAQVLLGAFLVLAGTAHLTFARTDFRAQVPPWVPLDVDLVVLASGVVEIVCGAALLLAWRQPHRAIVGGAVALLFVAVFPGNIAQLTEHRDAFGLTSDTSRAVRLLFQPVLVVWALWCTDAVGWWRRRHEHRA, encoded by the coding sequence ATGTCCTCGTCACTGCGCGCCACCGCCCAAGTCCTCCTCGGCGCCTTCCTCGTCCTCGCCGGCACGGCCCACCTGACCTTCGCGCGGACCGACTTCAGGGCCCAGGTCCCACCGTGGGTGCCGCTCGACGTTGACCTCGTGGTCCTCGCCTCCGGCGTGGTCGAGATCGTCTGCGGGGCAGCGCTGCTGCTCGCGTGGCGTCAGCCGCACCGGGCGATCGTCGGGGGCGCGGTCGCGCTCCTCTTCGTCGCCGTCTTCCCCGGCAACATCGCCCAGCTCACCGAGCACCGTGACGCCTTCGGCCTGACGAGTGACACGAGCCGGGCGGTGCGACTGCTCTTCCAGCCCGTCCTGGTGGTGTGGGCCCTGTGGTGCACGGATGCGGTGGGCTGGTGGCGCCGACGCCACGAGCACCGCGCCTGA
- a CDS encoding bifunctional adenosylcobinamide kinase/adenosylcobinamide-phosphate guanylyltransferase produces MRHLVTGGVRSGKSRHAEALLLPPHVDPGVAVTYLATGPQGDDADWRARVDAHRSRRPASWRTVESTDAASALWDAQGPVLLDCLGTWLTAQLDEIAAWEAPETHWSATLDERIADLEAAWLATDHVVAVTNEVGWGLVSEHRSGRIFADRLGWLNQRLAASADRVDLVVSGQVLTIKGGA; encoded by the coding sequence ATGCGGCACCTGGTCACCGGCGGCGTCCGCTCGGGCAAGTCCCGCCACGCGGAGGCCCTCCTCCTGCCGCCGCACGTGGATCCCGGCGTCGCGGTGACCTACCTGGCCACGGGGCCGCAGGGCGACGACGCCGACTGGCGCGCCCGGGTCGACGCGCACCGCTCCCGTCGCCCCGCGTCGTGGCGCACGGTCGAGAGCACCGACGCCGCGAGCGCCCTGTGGGACGCGCAGGGCCCGGTCCTGCTCGACTGCCTCGGCACCTGGCTGACCGCCCAGCTCGACGAGATCGCCGCATGGGAGGCCCCTGAGACCCACTGGAGTGCCACCCTCGACGAGCGCATCGCCGACCTCGAGGCGGCCTGGCTCGCCACCGACCACGTCGTCGCCGTAACCAACGAGGTCGGGTGGGGCCTGGTGTCGGAGCACCGGTCCGGGCGGATCTTCGCCGACCGTCTCGGCTGGCTCAACCAGCGTCTCGCGGCCTCGGCCGACCGGGTGGACCTGGTCGTCTCCGGTCAGGTGCTCACCATCAAGGGCGGAGCGTGA
- a CDS encoding M50 family metallopeptidase has protein sequence MDQIIDRLAPATTTPDLAGWTLLAVLVLAGVAATWWPAWRVLRLVVTLVHELGHALVGMLCGRRFTGFVLRSDMSGHAVTVGPAHGAGVIATTWAGYPAPGIVGAGLIWLATHGWSAPALTALVVGLLAALTRVRSALTGLVVLAAVAGAASLWWWGEDTLQAWLLVGVGVLLLVGAWRHLGSMLPRIEIGSDPGVLARATGVPAALWVVSFVVVLAAATWVVVTVLLVPMGA, from the coding sequence GTGGACCAGATCATCGACCGCCTCGCGCCTGCGACCACGACACCCGACCTGGCCGGTTGGACGCTCCTCGCCGTGCTCGTGCTCGCCGGTGTCGCCGCGACGTGGTGGCCGGCCTGGCGGGTCCTGCGGCTGGTCGTGACCCTCGTCCACGAGCTGGGGCACGCCCTCGTGGGGATGCTGTGCGGCCGGCGGTTCACCGGCTTCGTCCTGCGCTCGGACATGTCCGGCCATGCCGTGACCGTCGGCCCCGCCCACGGCGCCGGAGTCATCGCCACCACCTGGGCGGGCTATCCCGCCCCGGGCATCGTGGGGGCCGGGCTCATCTGGCTCGCCACGCACGGGTGGTCGGCACCCGCGTTGACGGCGCTCGTCGTCGGCCTGCTCGCGGCCCTGACGCGAGTGCGATCGGCGCTCACCGGTCTCGTCGTGCTCGCGGCCGTCGCCGGCGCTGCGTCGCTGTGGTGGTGGGGCGAGGACACCCTGCAGGCGTGGCTGCTCGTCGGGGTCGGGGTCCTGCTGCTCGTCGGCGCCTGGCGGCACCTCGGGTCGATGCTCCCCCGCATCGAGATCGGCAGCGACCCGGGTGTGCTCGCCCGGGCCACCGGGGTCCCGGCAGCGCTGTGGGTCGTCAGCTTTGTGGTCGTGCTCGCCGCCGCGACCTGGGTCGTCGTCACGGTCCTGCTCGTCCCCATGGGAGCGTGA
- a CDS encoding proline--tRNA ligase gives MSSFFLRTLREDPADAELPGHKLLVRAGYVRRAAPGVYTWLPLGLKVLRKVEAIVREEMEAIGGQELSFPALLPKEPYEATNRWTEYGDNLFRLTDRKGTQMLLGPTHEEMFCLAVKDMYTSYKDLPLTLFQIQNKYRDEARPRAGVLRGREFIMKDSYSFDIDEAGLQKAYDAHRDAYIKIFDRLGFEYVIVHADSGAMGGSASEEFLAVSPNGEDTFVRDASGYAANVEAVVVPQAPPVEVTAGPAHVEDTPDTPTIDTLVAALNANHPRTDGRAWTAADTLKNVIVMLAHPADEDHEEPWREPLAIGVPGDREVDPKRLEAQVAPAEVEGFEEADFAKHPTLAKGYIGPGVLGSEQASGIRYLLDPSIAEGSAWVTGADEHGQHVIDLVHGRDFTADGTIQAAEIREGDPSPQGEGTLTLARGVEMGHIFQLGTKYAEALGLKVLDENGKLVTVTMGSYGVGVTRAVGVIAEDNHDEQGLIWPRALAPFDVHVVAAGKSEEIFGAAEDLSAQLEAKGVSVLYDDRAGKVSPGVKFKDAEIIGVPTILVVGKGLAEGVVEIKDRRTGERREVPVAEAVEALIGEVRGQS, from the coding sequence ATGTCGTCCTTCTTCCTTCGCACCCTTCGCGAGGACCCGGCGGACGCCGAGCTGCCCGGCCACAAGCTCCTCGTCCGGGCCGGTTACGTCCGGCGTGCGGCGCCGGGCGTCTACACGTGGCTGCCGCTGGGGCTGAAGGTCCTGCGCAAGGTCGAGGCGATCGTGCGCGAGGAGATGGAGGCCATCGGCGGCCAGGAGCTGTCCTTCCCGGCGCTGCTGCCCAAGGAGCCCTACGAGGCCACCAACCGCTGGACCGAGTACGGCGACAACCTCTTCCGCCTCACCGACCGCAAGGGCACGCAGATGCTGCTCGGCCCGACGCACGAGGAGATGTTCTGCCTCGCGGTCAAGGACATGTACACGTCCTACAAGGACCTGCCGCTGACCCTCTTCCAGATCCAGAACAAGTACCGCGACGAGGCCCGGCCGCGCGCCGGTGTCCTGCGCGGGCGCGAGTTCATCATGAAGGACAGCTACTCCTTCGACATCGACGAGGCCGGCCTGCAGAAGGCCTATGACGCGCACCGCGACGCCTACATCAAGATCTTCGACCGGCTCGGCTTCGAGTACGTCATCGTCCACGCCGACTCCGGCGCGATGGGCGGCAGCGCGAGCGAGGAGTTCCTCGCCGTCAGCCCCAACGGCGAGGACACCTTCGTGCGTGACGCCTCGGGCTATGCCGCCAATGTCGAGGCCGTCGTGGTGCCGCAGGCACCGCCCGTCGAGGTCACCGCGGGACCCGCGCACGTCGAGGACACCCCCGACACCCCGACCATCGACACGCTCGTGGCCGCGCTCAACGCCAACCACCCGCGCACCGACGGCCGTGCCTGGACCGCCGCGGACACGCTGAAGAATGTCATCGTCATGCTCGCCCACCCCGCCGACGAGGACCACGAGGAGCCGTGGCGCGAGCCGCTGGCCATCGGTGTCCCCGGCGACCGTGAGGTCGACCCCAAGCGACTCGAGGCGCAGGTCGCTCCGGCCGAGGTCGAGGGCTTCGAGGAGGCCGACTTCGCCAAGCACCCGACGCTCGCCAAGGGCTACATCGGCCCCGGTGTCCTCGGGTCGGAGCAGGCCAGCGGCATCCGGTACCTGCTCGACCCCTCCATCGCCGAGGGCAGCGCGTGGGTGACCGGTGCTGACGAGCACGGCCAGCACGTCATCGACCTGGTCCACGGTCGCGACTTCACCGCTGACGGCACCATCCAGGCCGCCGAGATCCGTGAGGGCGACCCGAGCCCGCAGGGCGAGGGCACGCTGACCTTGGCGCGCGGCGTCGAGATGGGTCACATCTTCCAGCTCGGCACCAAGTACGCCGAGGCGCTGGGGCTGAAGGTCCTGGACGAGAACGGCAAGCTCGTCACCGTGACCATGGGCTCGTACGGCGTCGGCGTGACGCGCGCAGTCGGGGTCATCGCCGAGGACAACCACGACGAGCAGGGCCTGATCTGGCCACGCGCGCTCGCCCCCTTCGACGTGCACGTGGTCGCCGCGGGCAAGAGCGAGGAGATCTTCGGAGCGGCCGAGGACCTGTCCGCCCAGCTCGAGGCGAAGGGCGTGAGCGTCCTCTACGACGACCGCGCGGGCAAGGTCAGCCCGGGCGTGAAGTTCAAGGACGCCGAGATCATCGGTGTCCCGACGATCCTCGTCGTCGGCAAGGGCCTGGCCGAGGGCGTCGTCGAGATCAAGGACCGTCGCACCGGCGAGCGCCGGGAGGTCCCCGTGGCCGAGGCCGTCGAGGCCCTGATCGGTGAGGTGCGGGGCCAGTCATGA
- a CDS encoding cobyrinate a,c-diamide synthase has translation MVTLPRVLVAAPASGHGKTTIAVGIMAALSRRGLTVAPAKVGPDYIDPGYHALATGRPSRTLDPWLVGEGRVAPLLVRGATHPTVADIAVLEGVMGLMDGRLGTDGFASSAHVAALTRTPVVLVVDVSSTSRTVAATVHGLATIDPALSVVGVVLNKAGTPRHGDEARRAVESVGVPVWGVLPRDAAMHVPSRHLGLVPAAERAEAAATLDHIAAVAEEHLDLDGLLAAAASAPTLDAEPWDPTAALTLPALRDGAGAPPQDPELAQQASRRDSPVIAVAGGRAFTFRYPETVELLEAAGARVVELDPARDVALPDGTRGLYLGGGFPEVHARTLATNRPLVHQIKAAIEAGMPTIAECAGMLYLAETLDDHPMVGALPAHTAMGRRLTLGYREATSLVDSVLGPAGTRVTGHEFHRTATEPSAGTPAAWSLDGREEGFALDPAGTGRATLVASYLHTHWAGSPSVAASFVDAAASHVHPGSPDHPRGWDGRGPGGVALGASHVRPGMSESSRDRSQPAQPLSRATRTRSASSADVVDPLRHHGDLEVAADLVDLAVNVRLTQPPAWLAAALVDELSSVAAYPDPTTARDALAARHGLARAQVLPTSGGAEAFTLLARALAPRDAVVVHPQFTEPEAALRAAGHEVRRVLLRPEDGFALTAGALEQIGDADLVVIGNPTNPTGVLHPADAIRSLVRPGRVVLVDEAFIDAVPGERESLLTGDLDGLLVVRSLTKTWAVAGIRAGYLAGDPDLVAALAAHQPHWSVGSLALRVMIETATPHALAEAERAAEELASWRTHLVAGLHLLAIPTGGSDAPFVLAQVGDGVHTALREAGWAVRRGDTFPGLDPTWVRIAVRDPHTIDGLLRELAHLLHRRTA, from the coding sequence ATGGTGACCCTCCCCCGGGTGCTCGTCGCGGCCCCCGCCTCGGGCCACGGCAAGACCACGATCGCCGTCGGGATCATGGCGGCCCTCTCCCGCCGCGGGCTCACCGTCGCCCCGGCCAAGGTCGGCCCCGACTACATCGACCCGGGCTACCACGCCCTGGCGACCGGACGACCCAGCCGCACCCTGGACCCGTGGCTCGTGGGCGAAGGGAGGGTCGCCCCCCTCCTCGTGCGCGGCGCGACCCACCCGACGGTGGCCGACATCGCGGTCCTCGAGGGCGTCATGGGCCTGATGGACGGGCGCCTCGGGACCGACGGCTTCGCCTCGAGCGCGCACGTCGCCGCCCTGACCCGCACCCCCGTCGTGCTCGTCGTCGACGTCAGCTCGACCTCGCGGACGGTGGCCGCGACCGTCCACGGCCTGGCGACCATCGACCCCGCTCTCTCCGTCGTCGGGGTGGTGCTCAACAAGGCCGGCACCCCGCGCCACGGCGACGAGGCCCGCCGCGCGGTCGAGTCCGTCGGCGTCCCCGTCTGGGGTGTCCTGCCGCGCGACGCCGCCATGCACGTGCCCTCGCGCCACCTCGGGCTCGTGCCCGCCGCCGAGCGCGCCGAGGCCGCCGCGACCCTGGACCACATCGCCGCCGTCGCCGAGGAGCACCTCGACCTCGACGGACTGCTCGCCGCCGCGGCGTCGGCCCCCACGCTCGACGCCGAGCCGTGGGACCCGACCGCCGCCCTCACGCTCCCTGCCCTTCGAGACGGCGCTGGCGCGCCTCCTCAGGACCCGGAGCTTGCGCAGCAAGCGTCTCGAAGGGACTCCCCCGTCATCGCGGTCGCCGGCGGACGCGCCTTCACCTTCCGCTACCCCGAGACCGTCGAGCTGCTCGAGGCGGCCGGCGCACGGGTCGTCGAGCTCGACCCGGCCCGTGACGTCGCCCTGCCCGACGGCACCCGGGGCCTCTACCTCGGAGGTGGCTTCCCCGAGGTCCACGCGCGGACGCTGGCGACCAACCGCCCACTCGTGCACCAGATCAAGGCCGCCATCGAGGCCGGCATGCCCACCATCGCCGAGTGCGCAGGGATGCTCTACCTCGCCGAGACCCTCGACGACCACCCCATGGTCGGCGCCCTGCCCGCGCACACCGCGATGGGTCGGCGACTGACCCTCGGCTACCGCGAGGCGACCTCACTCGTGGACTCGGTCCTCGGCCCTGCCGGCACCCGGGTCACGGGCCACGAGTTCCACCGCACGGCCACCGAGCCCTCCGCCGGCACGCCCGCCGCGTGGTCGCTCGACGGCCGCGAGGAGGGCTTCGCCCTCGACCCCGCCGGCACCGGCCGGGCGACGCTCGTCGCGTCCTACCTGCACACCCACTGGGCCGGGTCCCCGTCGGTCGCTGCCTCCTTCGTCGACGCCGCGGCTTCGCACGTGCACCCCGGGTCGCCGGATCACCCGCGTGGCTGGGACGGCCGCGGACCGGGAGGGGTGGCCCTAGGGGCTTCGCACGTGCGCCCCGGGATGTCGGAGTCCTCGCGTGATCGTTCGCAACCGGCTCAGCCCTTGAGTCGGGCCACCCGCACCCGATCCGCGTCCTCGGCGGACGTGGTCGACCCCCTTCGTCACCATGGGGATCTTGAGGTCGCTGCCGACCTCGTCGACCTGGCGGTCAACGTGCGGCTGACGCAACCGCCCGCGTGGTTGGCTGCTGCCCTCGTCGACGAGCTGTCCTCTGTGGCTGCATATCCCGACCCGACGACGGCTCGGGATGCCCTGGCCGCTCGGCACGGGCTGGCGCGGGCGCAGGTGCTGCCGACGAGCGGTGGGGCCGAGGCCTTCACGCTGCTCGCCCGGGCGCTGGCACCACGCGACGCCGTCGTCGTGCACCCGCAGTTCACCGAGCCGGAGGCCGCACTGCGAGCCGCCGGTCACGAGGTGCGCCGGGTACTGCTGCGACCCGAGGACGGCTTCGCCCTCACCGCTGGCGCGCTCGAGCAGATCGGCGACGCCGACCTCGTCGTCATCGGCAACCCGACCAACCCGACGGGCGTGCTCCACCCGGCCGACGCCATCCGCTCGCTCGTGCGACCGGGGCGGGTCGTGCTCGTGGACGAGGCCTTCATCGACGCCGTCCCCGGCGAGCGCGAGTCGCTCCTGACCGGCGACCTCGACGGCCTGCTCGTCGTGCGCTCCCTCACCAAGACCTGGGCCGTGGCCGGCATCCGCGCCGGCTACCTCGCCGGCGACCCCGACCTGGTCGCCGCTCTCGCGGCCCACCAACCCCACTGGTCGGTCGGCTCGCTCGCGCTGCGCGTCATGATCGAGACCGCCACCCCGCACGCCCTGGCAGAGGCCGAGCGAGCCGCCGAGGAGCTCGCCTCGTGGCGGACCCACCTCGTCGCCGGACTGCACCTCCTGGCCATCCCGACAGGGGGCAGCGACGCTCCCTTCGTCCTGGCGCAGGTGGGTGACGGTGTGCACACTGCCCTGCGCGAGGCTGGCTGGGCCGTGCGCAGGGGAGATACTTTCCCCGGGCTCGACCCCACGTGGGTGCGGATCGCCGTCCGTGACCCCCACACCATCGACGGGCTGCTGCGAGAGCTGGCCCACCTGCTCCACCGGAGGACCGCATGA
- the cobA gene encoding uroporphyrinogen-III C-methyltransferase has product MTDAITTPTGRVLLVGGGPGDPGLLTVAGRDALIAADVVITDRLAPIAAIAEHAPQAEVIHVGKIPRGEFTPQERINELLVEHARAGKVVVRLKGGDGYLFGRGGEEWQHCTAAGIPVEIVPGVSSAFSVPALAGIPVTHRGLSQGVAVVSGHVAPEDPRSEVDWAALATSRLTIVILMGVATLGSIAEALIAAGLPADTPAACIADGASPQQRTMRAALSEIASAADEGGFAPPAITVVGEVVDALGGAPG; this is encoded by the coding sequence ATGACCGACGCCATCACCACGCCCACCGGGCGCGTCCTGCTCGTCGGCGGGGGTCCCGGCGACCCCGGGCTGCTCACCGTGGCCGGCCGCGACGCGCTCATCGCCGCCGACGTCGTCATCACCGACCGGCTCGCACCGATCGCCGCGATCGCCGAGCACGCCCCGCAGGCCGAGGTCATCCACGTCGGCAAGATCCCCCGCGGCGAGTTCACCCCGCAGGAGCGGATCAACGAGCTGCTCGTCGAGCACGCCCGCGCCGGCAAGGTCGTCGTGCGGCTCAAGGGCGGCGACGGCTACCTCTTCGGCCGTGGCGGCGAGGAGTGGCAGCACTGCACGGCCGCCGGAATCCCCGTCGAGATCGTGCCGGGTGTCTCCTCCGCATTCTCCGTCCCCGCCCTCGCCGGCATCCCCGTGACCCACCGCGGCCTCTCCCAGGGTGTCGCCGTCGTCTCCGGGCACGTCGCTCCGGAGGACCCGCGCAGCGAGGTCGACTGGGCCGCCCTGGCCACCTCCCGCCTCACCATCGTCATCCTCATGGGCGTCGCCACCCTCGGGTCGATCGCCGAGGCACTCATCGCGGCCGGTCTCCCCGCGGACACCCCCGCAGCCTGCATCGCCGACGGCGCCAGCCCGCAGCAGCGCACCATGCGCGCGGCCCTGTCCGAGATCGCCTCCGCGGCGGACGAAGGGGGCTTCGCTCCCCCTGCCATCACCGTCGTCGGCGAGGTCGTCGACGCGCTGGGCGGGGCGCCGGGATGA
- a CDS encoding HAD family hydrolase produces the protein MSVDEMRHPLTVHERPAAGPVQAVVFDWGGTLTPWHTIDLGQQWRVFAREVHGIPLESDDVPQEDLDRAQELADRILAVEDQAWRRGRADDRSSAHLDEILREAGLDPREDRHHVALAAYRRFWEPHTRTDPQVRPLWEGLRERGLKVGVLSNTIWSGDYHREIFERDGVLDLIDGDAYSSEIGVVKPHREAFEAVAAQLGVPVTNAVYVGDRLFEDVLGSQEVGMRAIWVPHSDIPADQQVTVDVEPDGVATQLLDVLDIVDGWLEV, from the coding sequence ATGAGCGTCGACGAGATGCGTCACCCGCTGACCGTCCACGAGCGCCCGGCGGCCGGCCCGGTGCAGGCGGTGGTCTTCGACTGGGGCGGCACGCTCACGCCGTGGCACACCATCGACCTCGGGCAGCAGTGGCGCGTCTTCGCCCGCGAGGTCCACGGCATCCCGCTCGAGTCCGACGACGTGCCGCAGGAGGACCTCGACCGCGCGCAGGAGCTCGCTGACCGGATCCTCGCCGTGGAGGACCAGGCCTGGCGACGTGGTCGGGCGGACGACCGCTCGAGCGCGCACCTCGACGAGATCCTGCGCGAGGCGGGTCTGGACCCGCGCGAGGACCGTCACCACGTGGCCCTGGCGGCCTACCGCCGCTTCTGGGAGCCGCACACCCGCACCGACCCGCAGGTGCGCCCGCTGTGGGAGGGGCTGCGCGAGCGCGGTCTCAAGGTCGGCGTGCTGTCCAACACGATCTGGAGCGGGGACTACCACCGCGAGATCTTCGAGCGCGACGGCGTGCTCGACCTCATCGACGGGGACGCCTACTCATCGGAGATCGGCGTGGTCAAGCCGCACCGGGAGGCCTTCGAGGCGGTGGCCGCGCAGCTCGGTGTGCCGGTGACCAATGCCGTCTACGTCGGCGACCGGCTCTTCGAGGACGTGCTGGGCTCCCAGGAGGTCGGCATGCGCGCCATCTGGGTGCCGCACAGCGACATCCCGGCCGACCAGCAGGTCACCGTCGACGTGGAGCCCGACGGGGTGGCGACCCAGCTGCTCGACGTGCTCGACATCGTGGACGGCTGGCTCGAGGTCTGA
- the cbiB gene encoding adenosylcobinamide-phosphate synthase CbiB: MSGSPRHTPLDPVAVGLALGWLADEVLGDPRRGHPVAAFGTWAGWVEQRLHRDSRTAGILTEAVVLTPVLVLGTAATRLPPVARAGAMAALTWASLGGTSLGREGAAVHHLLVADDLPGARRRVRNLVGRVTDDLGPDEVARAAIESVAENTSDAVIGTLVWGALLGPLGVLLHRSANTLDAMHGHRTPRYARFGWAAARLDDVLGWLPARVTVLATAAARPLRAREVVGTALRDGREHPSPNAGPVEAGFAAALGVRLGGRTVYASGAEDRVVMGVGPAPTATDLPRAVELARRVGIITLVAATGLRLAMVTRRAGASGRDSRGAS; the protein is encoded by the coding sequence GTGAGCGGCTCCCCCCGGCACACCCCGCTCGACCCCGTCGCAGTCGGTCTGGCCCTGGGCTGGCTCGCCGACGAGGTCCTCGGGGATCCCCGGCGTGGTCACCCGGTAGCGGCCTTCGGCACGTGGGCCGGCTGGGTCGAGCAGCGCCTGCACCGCGACTCGCGGACCGCCGGGATCCTCACCGAAGCGGTCGTGCTCACGCCCGTCCTCGTGCTGGGGACCGCCGCGACCCGGCTGCCCCCGGTCGCTCGCGCGGGCGCCATGGCGGCGCTCACCTGGGCCTCCCTCGGGGGCACGAGCCTGGGTCGTGAGGGCGCTGCCGTCCACCACCTGCTCGTGGCCGACGACCTGCCCGGCGCGCGGCGGCGGGTGCGCAACCTCGTCGGTCGGGTGACCGACGACCTGGGCCCGGACGAGGTGGCCCGCGCCGCGATCGAGTCGGTCGCAGAGAACACGTCGGACGCCGTCATCGGGACCCTCGTGTGGGGCGCTCTGCTCGGACCGCTCGGCGTGCTCCTCCACCGGAGCGCCAACACCCTCGATGCCATGCACGGGCACCGCACCCCCCGGTATGCCCGGTTCGGCTGGGCCGCGGCCCGGCTCGACGACGTCCTCGGTTGGCTGCCCGCGCGGGTGACCGTGCTCGCGACCGCCGCGGCACGCCCCCTTCGCGCTCGTGAGGTCGTGGGCACTGCGCTGCGGGACGGTCGGGAGCACCCCAGCCCCAACGCCGGTCCGGTCGAGGCAGGCTTCGCCGCCGCGCTCGGGGTCCGCCTAGGCGGCCGGACGGTCTACGCCAGCGGCGCCGAGGACCGCGTCGTCATGGGGGTCGGGCCGGCTCCGACCGCGACCGACCTGCCCCGAGCCGTCGAGCTCGCTCGCCGGGTCGGCATCATCACGCTGGTCGCGGCCACCGGCCTGCGCCTCGCCATGGTGACGCGTCGCGCCGGGGCCTCCGGTCGTGACTCACGCGGTGCCTCGTGA